A region of the Actinomycetota bacterium genome:
GTCCAAGTCGGTCGCGATAATCTCGTGCTTGAGTCTTTGGTCGATCTCGCTCAAGATTATGGCGACCGTATAGGCCTCGGCTCCGATGGAACAACCGGCGCTCCAGATCTTTAAGGTTCGGCTCCTCTTCAAGAGGTGGGGCAGGACCTTCTCTTTAAGTTCATCAAATTTACGGATATCCCGATAGAATTCGGAGACGTTTATGGTTAGCCAATTTACGAACTTATTCAGTTTAGCTTCATCGGAGGCGAGTATCTTTATATACTGGTAGTAGTCCTTGGCCCCGGTCGGATCCATGATGAAGGGGAGCCTCCTTCTAATCTGATGCTCCTTATAAGCATTGAGATCTATGTTGGTCAGACTCAAGACGTGTTTCTTGAAATATTCGTATTCGGTATCTTTATTCAATACCTGCATGTAAAACCCCACCCATCTCTTAATCTATTCTTTAAGCATGTTGATTATTTCGCTCGCCACATCATTCAAGGGAACCACCTTGTCGGCATTGCCCATCTCCACCACCGATTTGGGCATGCCGTAGACAACGCAGCTAGCTTCGTCCTGAGCGACCGTTCGGCCGCCTTTGGCTTTTATCTGGGCCATGCCTTGAGCCCCGTCGCTGCCCATGCCGGTCAAGATGACCCCGATGATGTTCTTTCCATAAACGGCGGCGGCCGAATTCATCATCACGTCGACGGCCGGCCTGACCCCGTTGACCAAGGGGCTCTTGTTCATCTTGACCTGGCCGCCCTTTTCAATCAGCATATGATAGCCGCCGGGAGCTACCAGGACCTGTCCGGCCCTCAAGAAATCGCTCCTCTCCGCCTCTTTGACCTTTATGGCCGAAATCATGTCAATCCGTTCGGCAAAGGACTTAGTGAAGGGTCCGTCCGGCATATGCTGGACCACCACCACCGGAGCCGGCAGATCGGCCGGCAGATCGGAGATGACACGGGAGAGGGCGTTCGGCCCACCGGTCGAGGCCCCGATCAAGACGACCTTGTTCTTCTTTAAAGCCTTGGTATCTATTCCTTTGAGCTTATCGCTCTTTATGCCAATCCGCTTATCCAGCTTATCCACTTTGGAGCCGGCTGCAGTCTTAATCTTCTCCATCAAATCATTCTTGATAACGCTCATATTCAGGTGCGGCATGTTGGTCGGTTTGGCCACAAAATCGAGGGCTCCGAGCAGCAGAGCCTTGGCCGTGGCATCCGAGCCTTCCTGGGTCAAGGTGCTGACCATAATGACTGGGATGGGATTCTCCTTCATCAAAATCTCCAGAGCCGTCAGACCATCCATCTTGGGCATCTCGATATCCAAGGTGACGACATCGGGCTTGAGCTCTTTCACCTTGTCGATGGCTTCGAGACCATTTGAAGCCACTCCGATCACCTCGATATCGGGGTCGGATTCTATCATATCGGTTAGCACTTTTCTCATGAACGTCGAGTCATCGACGATCAGAGTCTTTATCTTGGACAAATCTACTGTCTCCTTGAGGAAGTATTATCCTATCTGTTTCTTAACAGCGTCCAAAACCCGCTCCGGCTGGAAGGGTTTGAGGACGTAATCCTTGGCTCCCGCCTTCACAGCTTGGATGACCATATTTTGTTGTCCCATGGCGCTGCAGACGATCACCAGCGCATCCGGATTTGCCTTCTTGATTTCAGTTATGGCTTGGATGCCGTCCATTACCGGCATGGTTATATCGACTATCGTCAGATCAGGCGCGTGCTGTTGATACATGTCCACAGCTACCTTGCCGTTTTTGGCCTCTCCAACAACCGTATAACCGTTCTCAGCAAGCAGTTTGGAAAGCTTCATTCTCATAAAAGCCGCATCGTCCGCAATCAGCACGGTCTTACCCATATGAAGTCACCCTCCTTCCTATATTTCCGTGGCCTCTTTACCGACAGCCCTGACTGTAACTACTCCCGTGTCGGGGTAGAGCGTAACCGTCCGCCCATAATTTCCTCCGACATCCTCGGCCACGATCTTTAGTCCCAGATCGCCCAAGACCTTCTTTACGCTCTCAATATTTCTGTCCCCAATGTCGAACTTGCCGTCCAAAGACTGGAGTTTGAGCATTCTGGCACCGCCGGCTATCTTGACCTCGAGGCGGTGTTTAAGGGCTCCGTTGCCCAATACCTCTTCCAACAGCTTGGATATGCCGGTATCAGCGAACTTGGCCGGCACGCTGGCATTCCCGCCGTTATCTTGGGGAAGCATGATGTGTGCCATCCCCCCGACCTTGGCCGTCTTATCATAAAGACAGACCCCGATGCAGGAGCCGAGGCCATGGGCGACCAGATAGATCTCGCCCTGGTTGGTTGCGGCCATCTCTCCGATGCCTGTGCTTATCATCGTCGTATACTTGGCTGTTTCGATCACTGTTTTACCTCTAAGGTATCTATAATCTTCTTTAGGACCTCGGGTGAGGCAAAAAGAAACATGTTGCTTTCGATGTTGTGCTCCTCGGCCTTGAAGATCGCCCTGACGAAGAGAACCTCGTCAGGCTCCTCGCCGATGGAGAGAACCATCGATGAGAGGATAGCCCCGGCCATATCGGTCAACACGTCGGGCACGGATGGAACAATGTTGAGCCAGGTGTGTTCGCCTAGAATCCTCAAGAAGTAGGTGACCACCACGTTGCCGACTTCGCCCAGGGCCGAGCGGCCCATATCGTCCATCTCGCTCGTTGTCCCAATCTCCTCACCCATCAGGGCATCGATGAGCTTGTATGAGCTTTCGGTCGAAAGGACGATGGCGATCAAGCCAAAGACATCCCCTTCGAAAGCAAGATAGATACAATTTACCGGTTTATCGGCTCCACCCATCCTATTGATCAAGTTATTCAGGCTGACCAGATCGACCTCGGGCACCTCCAAAGTCACCTGATTGCTCGTCATCTCGGATAGGGCCGACGCCGCCTCCTCCGTGCTCAGCTTTATGATGAAGCTCAATATATCTTTTCTTTCGGAACTTAAAACGGTCATCTCTACTCCTTAGGAGATCAGCCAGCCGTAGCTTGCTTAACTTTTTTATCGGTCCGAGATATCAAGTTGATTACATCGACGATGAGGGCGACCATGCCGTCGCCAAGGATGGTCGCGCCGCTTATCCCGTCCATTTCGCCAAGGAAGTTGCCGAGCGATTTTATGACTATCTCCTGCTTGCTCACCAGGCTATCGACTATGAGACCGACGTTGATGTCGCCGAAGCCGACCACGACCACCTGGAGTTCCTCTTCCTCTTCGCAATCTTCCCCTTCGAATAATTGCCTCAGCTTTACCAGGGGTAAGACCCGGCCCCTAAGGAGGGCTTTCTCCTCGCCGGCTGCGAATCTGACCTCGCTCTTATCCATCCTAAAGACCTCTTTGACGCTGTTTAGTGGGATGGCGTAGGTTCTAGAGCCCAAGAGGACGAGAAGGGCATCGACTATGGCCAGAGTCAGGGGGATCTTTATCAAGAACTTGGTCCACTTGCCGAGCTTGGATTCTATATCGAGCCGTCCGTTTATCTTCTTGATATTATTCATGACCACATCCATGCCGACGCCGCGGCCAGAGATGTCGGTCACTGTCTTGGCGGTGCTTAAGCCCGAAAGAAAGATCAGCTTGTAGGCCTCCTTGTCGTCCATCCGGTCGGCCTCGGTCCTGTCGATGATGCCCTTCTCCACCGCTTTGTTCTTGAGTTTATCGGCGTCAATCCCTCGGCCATCGTCCTTTATCTCGATGACGATGTGACTCTCTTCGTGCCGGGCGGCCAGAAATACCCTTCCCTCGGCCGGTTTGCCCGCCTTCTCTCTCTCTTTGAGCTCCTCTATGCCGTGATCGACGGCGTTCCTCAAGATGTGGATCAAGGGATCTCCGATCTCCTCGATGACAGTGCGATCGAGTTCGGTATCCTTGCCGCTCATGTCGAAATTGACCTGTTTGCCGGCCTTGCGGGCCAAGTCTCTGACCAGACGCGGAAGCTTGTTGAAGATCTGATCTATGGGCAGCATGCGCGCCTTCATTATCTCCTCTTGAAGATCGTTGGTTATCTGACCGACCAGGGCGGTCGTGGCATTAAGATCGCTGCTCAGCTCGCCTAGCTCATAATTCTCCTGAAGCTCATAACCTATACGAAGGAGACGGGTCTTATTTATGACAAGTTCGCCAACCAGATTCATCAGATTATCCAAGCGCTCGATATCGACCCTGACCGTCTTGGTCGGGGCGGTCTTGGGAACGGCCGCCTCCTCCGGTGGGCCAGCCGAGCTTGCGGAGTCAACTTCTAGCGCAGCGCCGGTCTTGGGTGCCTGCTCTCCAGCGCTAATGGCGTCATCCTTGCTGCCCTCTGCCTCTTCCTCGGCCGTCTCCTTGGCCGCAACCTCAATCTTGATGACTTCCGAGATGAGCTTGAGCGCACTCTCTATCCTGTCGTGATCCCCTTCTGTCCCGAAGATGGCGTTAAATTCGAATATCTCCTTACCCTCTTCTAGCTCGGCGTCGGTCGGAGAAGACTTGATTATCTCACCAAGCGACCTTAGCTCCTCGACAACCTGAAAAAGACGCACGGCTGGCATGGGACAATCGCCTGAGAGGACGACCTTGACCATGAATATCTTCTCGCCCTTGATTTCGGCCTGGGCAATGGCGCCCTCATCCTCTTCGGTCGCAATGATGGAGGTCTTTGGCTTCTCCTCTTCGGCCTTGGCCTTTTTGGGCTCATCCTTCTTGGGATTACCTTTGGCTTTGGTGGGGTCGGCTCCTCCGCCCATGAAGGCTTCTATCTTGACTACCAAGGAATCGACATCAACCCCGGACTCTTTCTTGGTCACAAGCTCGTTGTTTATTAGCTTGATGGCGTCGAGAGCCTCCAAGAGGAGATCGATCAGATCGACAGCAACAGCCATCTCGCCCTTCCTCAACTTATCGAAGAGGCTCTCCATCGTGTGGGTCAGCTTGGCCATC
Encoded here:
- a CDS encoding protein-glutamate O-methyltransferase CheR is translated as MQVLNKDTEYEYFKKHVLSLTNIDLNAYKEHQIRRRLPFIMDPTGAKDYYQYIKILASDEAKLNKFVNWLTINVSEFYRDIRKFDELKEKVLPHLLKRSRTLKIWSAGCSIGAEAYTVAIILSEIDQRLKHEIIATDLDERILKSARDGFYSAKQVQSTPVDILKKYFDEDDDSFRVKGEIKAKVTFKKHDLLKDPFDKDFDLILCRNVVIYFNDVAKDKIYRQFLESLKPGGILFSGVSESIMNASSLGFKSFMPFFYMRPEQEG
- a CDS encoding chemotaxis response regulator protein-glutamate methylesterase translates to MSKIKTLIVDDSTFMRKVLTDMIESDPDIEVIGVASNGLEAIDKVKELKPDVVTLDIEMPKMDGLTALEILMKENPIPVIMVSTLTQEGSDATAKALLLGALDFVAKPTNMPHLNMSVIKNDLMEKIKTAAGSKVDKLDKRIGIKSDKLKGIDTKALKKNKVVLIGASTGGPNALSRVISDLPADLPAPVVVVQHMPDGPFTKSFAERIDMISAIKVKEAERSDFLRAGQVLVAPGGYHMLIEKGGQVKMNKSPLVNGVRPAVDVMMNSAAAVYGKNIIGVILTGMGSDGAQGMAQIKAKGGRTVAQDEASCVVYGMPKSVVEMGNADKVVPLNDVASEIINMLKE
- a CDS encoding response regulator, with product MGKTVLIADDAAFMRMKLSKLLAENGYTVVGEAKNGKVAVDMYQQHAPDLTIVDITMPVMDGIQAITEIKKANPDALVIVCSAMGQQNMVIQAVKAGAKDYVLKPFQPERVLDAVKKQIG
- a CDS encoding chemotaxis protein CheD, with protein sequence MIETAKYTTMISTGIGEMAATNQGEIYLVAHGLGSCIGVCLYDKTAKVGGMAHIMLPQDNGGNASVPAKFADTGISKLLEEVLGNGALKHRLEVKIAGGARMLKLQSLDGKFDIGDRNIESVKKVLGDLGLKIVAEDVGGNYGRTVTLYPDTGVVTVRAVGKEATEI
- a CDS encoding chemotaxis protein CheC; amino-acid sequence: MTVLSSERKDILSFIIKLSTEEAASALSEMTSNQVTLEVPEVDLVSLNNLINRMGGADKPVNCIYLAFEGDVFGLIAIVLSTESSYKLIDALMGEEIGTTSEMDDMGRSALGEVGNVVVTYFLRILGEHTWLNIVPSVPDVLTDMAGAILSSMVLSIGEEPDEVLFVRAIFKAEEHNIESNMFLFASPEVLKKIIDTLEVKQ
- a CDS encoding chemotaxis protein CheA; amino-acid sequence: MTLEFDGSQEEIELFLQESDELIQTLDEDIVRLEKEGSEVELLQEIFRAAHTLKGSSGMLGHSRMAKLTHTMESLFDKLRKGEMAVAVDLIDLLLEALDAIKLINNELVTKKESGVDVDSLVVKIEAFMGGGADPTKAKGNPKKDEPKKAKAEEEKPKTSIIATEEDEGAIAQAEIKGEKIFMVKVVLSGDCPMPAVRLFQVVEELRSLGEIIKSSPTDAELEEGKEIFEFNAIFGTEGDHDRIESALKLISEVIKIEVAAKETAEEEAEGSKDDAISAGEQAPKTGAALEVDSASSAGPPEEAAVPKTAPTKTVRVDIERLDNLMNLVGELVINKTRLLRIGYELQENYELGELSSDLNATTALVGQITNDLQEEIMKARMLPIDQIFNKLPRLVRDLARKAGKQVNFDMSGKDTELDRTVIEEIGDPLIHILRNAVDHGIEELKEREKAGKPAEGRVFLAARHEESHIVIEIKDDGRGIDADKLKNKAVEKGIIDRTEADRMDDKEAYKLIFLSGLSTAKTVTDISGRGVGMDVVMNNIKKINGRLDIESKLGKWTKFLIKIPLTLAIVDALLVLLGSRTYAIPLNSVKEVFRMDKSEVRFAAGEEKALLRGRVLPLVKLRQLFEGEDCEEEEELQVVVVGFGDINVGLIVDSLVSKQEIVIKSLGNFLGEMDGISGATILGDGMVALIVDVINLISRTDKKVKQATAG